A portion of the Hyalangium minutum genome contains these proteins:
- a CDS encoding Rpn family recombination-promoting nuclease/putative transposase, translated as MTGLHDRFFRYLFNHTARTEALLRHNLPAFLMAEVDWPSLRRESGTLVDGERETRKDLLFSARCLQSAPEEPPHFFLIEHQSSVDPWMALRMHDYAWRLIQHWREQHPQSRWIPEVTPLVVYPRQGRTWSAPLRLGDHYLVRARADKEGLPWILRSGYWMDAVSNEQEARAHGGPPLVSLGLLVLSFAGTRQLARRLPHWCDLFAQVYATDGPQTLYRMVRYVHHLGDEEAVAAIRRVLHSIMESTRAEAFMRTMAEVLKERGRREGWIEGKAEGKAEGKAEGKAEGKAEGKAEGKAEGKAEGLAEGEAKGLVKALLRLLAARGLRVDEASQERIQNCGDVATLERWLDRALNATRLTDVLDGPAQ; from the coding sequence ATGACGGGACTGCACGACCGATTCTTCCGCTACCTCTTCAACCACACCGCGCGCACCGAGGCTTTGCTGCGGCACAACCTGCCCGCGTTCCTCATGGCCGAGGTGGATTGGCCGTCGCTGCGGCGAGAGTCCGGCACGCTGGTCGACGGCGAGCGCGAGACTCGCAAGGACCTGCTCTTCTCCGCCCGCTGTCTCCAGTCCGCACCGGAGGAGCCTCCGCACTTCTTTCTCATCGAGCATCAATCCTCGGTGGACCCGTGGATGGCACTGCGGATGCACGACTACGCTTGGCGTCTCATCCAGCACTGGCGAGAGCAGCACCCCCAGAGCCGATGGATTCCCGAGGTGACGCCCCTGGTGGTGTACCCCCGGCAAGGTCGGACGTGGTCAGCGCCCCTGCGGCTGGGTGACCACTATCTGGTGCGAGCGCGCGCGGACAAAGAGGGGCTGCCTTGGATTTTGCGTTCTGGGTACTGGATGGACGCCGTCTCGAACGAGCAGGAGGCACGGGCTCACGGGGGACCACCGCTGGTTTCTCTGGGATTGCTGGTGCTCAGCTTCGCGGGTACGCGGCAATTGGCGAGGAGGTTGCCGCACTGGTGCGATCTGTTTGCCCAGGTGTACGCGACAGATGGTCCCCAAACGCTCTATCGCATGGTGCGCTATGTGCACCATCTGGGGGACGAGGAGGCCGTTGCGGCAATTCGGCGCGTGCTACATTCCATTATGGAGTCCACAAGGGCGGAGGCGTTCATGCGAACCATGGCAGAGGTGCTCAAAGAGCGGGGACGCCGCGAGGGGTGGATCGAGGGGAAGGCAGAAGGGAAGGCCGAGGGGAAGGCCGAGGGGAAGGCCGAGGGGAAGGCCGAGGGGAAGGCCGAGGGGAAGGCCGAGGGGAAGGCCGAGGGGCTCGCCGAGGGAGAGGCCAAGGGCTTGGTCAAGGCTCTCCTCCGCTTGTTAGCGGCACGAGGCCTACGTGTCGATGAGGCCTCCCAGGAGCGCATCCAGAATTGCGGCGATGTCGCCACACTGGAGCGCTGGCTCGACCGGGCTCTGAACGCTACGCGGCTCACCGACGTCCTGGACGGCCCCGCGCAGTAA
- a CDS encoding serine/threonine-protein kinase has protein sequence MTGTRTPDSLNIGDLVGPWRIEGYAGRGSYGAVFRARRADDPGSPPVALKMAVFPHDPRFEREVELLRRTRHPAVPRLIDQGWWEAEPGVRHPYVVMEWIRGQRLYEWARMHTPTSREVLRVVAQLAWGLEVLHRGECLHRDLKGDNILVEPEGRAVLTDFGSGTWKGAPPLTHRVLPPNTPEYRSPEALRFEWQHWSTPGARYHATPADDLYALGVTLYRLLTRIYPPPGTEPEDLKKQIQGGVARRQCTHELNPRVVPELSALVERLLAAEPEARGTASELAQAAETSAEHLGSAADVPLWASVKPAVQTQAGPARPVDAKTAPAKATEHKAGTLQARQQVRPVPWRNLLALLTMSLAVVGPCWMAPEWSAKPSETARAEALDAGMEPDAGTRGLGDDALTTRMEVQSIPSEARSISLDMPKQPLPGQRRPPCKRDWEKIIHGGCWVRVADKRPPCSDDTYQWQEECYDPAWERARPPTTQNPQAQ, from the coding sequence ATGACGGGCACGAGGACACCTGACTCGCTGAACATCGGAGATCTGGTCGGCCCCTGGCGCATCGAGGGCTATGCCGGCCGGGGCAGCTACGGCGCCGTGTTCCGCGCCCGGCGCGCCGACGACCCGGGCTCCCCGCCCGTGGCACTGAAGATGGCGGTGTTCCCTCATGACCCGCGCTTCGAACGGGAGGTGGAGTTGCTCAGACGCACCCGCCACCCGGCCGTGCCTCGACTCATCGACCAAGGTTGGTGGGAGGCCGAGCCTGGAGTCCGGCATCCCTATGTGGTGATGGAGTGGATCCGGGGCCAGCGGCTGTACGAGTGGGCGCGGATGCACACTCCCACCAGCCGCGAAGTGCTCCGGGTGGTGGCCCAGCTGGCATGGGGGTTGGAGGTGTTGCACCGCGGGGAATGCCTGCACCGCGACCTGAAGGGCGACAACATTCTTGTGGAGCCCGAGGGCCGGGCGGTGCTCACGGATTTTGGTTCGGGCACGTGGAAGGGCGCTCCCCCACTCACCCATCGGGTGCTGCCTCCCAACACGCCTGAGTACCGCAGCCCCGAGGCGCTACGCTTCGAGTGGCAACACTGGAGCACGCCGGGAGCGCGCTACCACGCCACCCCGGCGGACGATCTCTATGCGCTGGGCGTGACGCTGTACCGGTTATTGACTCGGATCTATCCCCCTCCTGGCACGGAGCCTGAAGACCTCAAGAAACAAATCCAGGGTGGAGTTGCGCGACGCCAATGCACGCATGAACTCAACCCCCGAGTGGTGCCTGAGCTCTCGGCGCTGGTGGAGCGGCTGCTCGCGGCGGAGCCTGAGGCTCGCGGGACGGCAAGTGAGTTGGCACAAGCAGCGGAAACCTCGGCGGAGCATCTAGGTTCCGCAGCGGATGTTCCTCTCTGGGCTTCAGTGAAGCCTGCGGTACAGACTCAAGCCGGGCCCGCGAGGCCCGTCGATGCGAAGACGGCCCCAGCCAAAGCTACTGAGCACAAAGCAGGAACTCTCCAGGCGAGGCAGCAAGTTCGGCCCGTCCCTTGGAGGAATCTCCTCGCGCTGCTCACGATGTCTCTGGCGGTGGTGGGGCCCTGCTGGATGGCTCCCGAGTGGAGCGCAAAGCCGTCTGAGACGGCGCGTGCTGAAGCGCTGGATGCGGGCATGGAGCCAGATGCCGGTACCCGCGGATTGGGAGACGATGCGCTCACCACTCGGATGGAAGTTCAATCGATTCCCTCTGAGGCCAGATCCATCTCCCTGGACATGCCCAAGCAACCGCTCCCGGGCCAGCGCCGCCCCCCGTGCAAGCGAGACTGGGAGAAAATCATTCATGGCGGCTGCTGGGTGCGCGTGGCCGACAAGAGACCGCCATGCAGCGACGATACCTACCAGTGGCAGGAGGAGTGCTACGACCCTGCTTGGGAACGAGCGCGCCCGCCCACGACTCAGAATCCGCAGGCGCAATAG
- the sppA gene encoding signal peptide peptidase SppA → MRLLFVGLANLLLGVWTLLGLPFRLLASRNRPTYVRFRLSGELPYRQPRKARRFFSGSKPEPATVTSLVAFGESLKLLAQDPHVKGILLEIEGLELGSAKKDAVVKLLTDFRAAGKRVVGWAVSVDNLGYQILCAADEVLLAPAGRLELVGYAAEATAIGEGLARVGIQAHFVRRGDYKTAPELFTHAHVSDIQRQTIEGFLDERYADLIDSIARGRKRTPEEVRAIIDVGPYSAQRALAAGLVDGLCSEADLPARLDERRREEKDSDDAEEPIEPMASWLGARPFPPMKWRPVKRRPKLGLVVISGIIAPGKGSSGELGPKIAGSEAVVKALRAASRDKRAKAVVLYIDSPGGSALASELILEAVQRVARKKPVIAYVDQVCASGGYMAALGAKEIWSAPHAIVGSIGVFAGKFEASGLMDRLGIRRTLISRGENAGIFSTSRGFTPHERAALEAEVEETYQAFLAHVAKARGKTKEEIHTRAEGRVYSGTRALAAGLVDRAGSFEEVCRHALDLAKVPPGKFDVGLYATPDRGLSLLQILLSLSGAHLYALCPSAWSLMGGKAGRRFEG, encoded by the coding sequence ATGCGCCTGCTCTTCGTTGGCCTCGCGAACCTGCTGCTGGGGGTGTGGACCCTGCTTGGGCTGCCCTTCCGCCTGCTTGCCTCCCGGAACCGTCCCACCTACGTCCGCTTCCGGCTCTCCGGGGAGCTGCCCTACCGTCAGCCGCGCAAGGCCCGGCGGTTTTTCTCCGGCTCGAAGCCCGAGCCCGCCACCGTCACCTCCCTGGTGGCCTTCGGTGAGTCGCTCAAACTGCTGGCCCAGGATCCTCACGTGAAGGGCATCCTCCTGGAGATCGAGGGGCTGGAGCTCGGCTCGGCGAAGAAGGACGCGGTGGTGAAGCTGCTCACGGACTTCCGGGCGGCGGGCAAGCGGGTGGTGGGGTGGGCCGTGAGCGTGGACAACCTGGGCTACCAGATCCTCTGCGCGGCGGACGAGGTGCTGCTGGCCCCCGCCGGGAGGCTCGAGCTGGTGGGCTATGCCGCGGAGGCCACGGCGATCGGAGAGGGGCTCGCGCGCGTGGGCATCCAGGCGCACTTCGTCCGCCGGGGTGACTACAAGACGGCCCCCGAGCTCTTCACCCATGCCCATGTCTCGGACATCCAGCGCCAGACCATCGAGGGCTTCCTGGACGAGCGCTATGCCGATCTCATCGACTCGATAGCCCGGGGGCGCAAGCGCACGCCCGAGGAGGTCCGAGCAATCATCGACGTCGGCCCCTACAGCGCCCAGCGCGCGCTGGCGGCGGGACTGGTGGACGGGCTGTGCAGCGAGGCAGATCTCCCCGCCCGGCTGGACGAGCGCAGGCGCGAGGAGAAGGACTCGGACGATGCCGAGGAGCCGATCGAGCCAATGGCGTCCTGGCTGGGCGCGCGGCCGTTCCCTCCGATGAAGTGGCGGCCAGTGAAGCGGCGGCCGAAGCTCGGGCTGGTGGTGATCTCGGGGATCATCGCCCCGGGCAAGGGCTCCAGCGGCGAGCTGGGGCCGAAGATTGCGGGCTCCGAGGCGGTGGTGAAGGCCCTGCGTGCGGCCAGCCGGGACAAGCGGGCCAAGGCGGTGGTGCTCTACATCGACAGCCCGGGGGGCTCGGCGCTGGCCTCGGAGTTGATCCTCGAGGCCGTGCAGCGGGTGGCGCGCAAGAAGCCGGTGATCGCCTACGTGGATCAAGTCTGCGCCAGCGGCGGGTACATGGCGGCGCTCGGGGCCAAGGAGATCTGGTCGGCGCCGCACGCGATCGTCGGCTCCATTGGCGTCTTCGCTGGGAAGTTCGAGGCCTCGGGGCTCATGGATCGCCTGGGCATTCGCCGGACACTGATCTCCCGAGGCGAGAACGCCGGGATCTTCTCCACCTCGCGAGGCTTCACCCCGCACGAGCGCGCCGCGCTGGAGGCGGAGGTGGAGGAGACGTACCAGGCCTTCCTCGCCCACGTGGCCAAGGCCCGCGGGAAGACGAAGGAGGAGATCCACACTCGCGCCGAGGGCCGCGTGTACTCGGGCACGCGCGCGCTGGCAGCGGGGCTGGTGGACCGCGCGGGAAGCTTCGAGGAGGTGTGCCGCCATGCGCTCGACCTGGCGAAGGTACCTCCCGGCAAGTTCGACGTGGGGCTGTACGCCACGCCCGATAGAGGGCTCTCCCTGCTGCAGATCCTCCTGAGCCTGTCTGGCGCTCACCTCTATGCACTGTGCCCCTCCGCCTGGTCTCTCATGGGAGGGAAGGCAGGCAGGCGATTCGAGGGGTAG
- a CDS encoding 3-hydroxyacyl-CoA dehydrogenase family protein, producing the protein MATEHIVVVGAGQMGAGIAQVSLLAGLRVTLVDVSKEGLAKGADRIRAGLAKLVEKGKLDDAKRKAAEANLATATSAAEVKDVDFAVEAVTENEDLKRRIFQELDGVVKPGGVLATNTSSIPITRIAAGTKRPEAVIGMHFMNPVPVMQLVELIRGAATSDETYQKTKALAEKMGKTTVVSKDMPGFIVNRILIPMLNEACFALMEGLGTAEDIDTAMKLGTNQPMGPLQLADFIGLDTCLYIAEVLHKGLGDSKYRPCPLLRQYVDAGWYGKKSGRGFYKY; encoded by the coding sequence ATGGCAACGGAGCACATCGTCGTCGTCGGGGCAGGGCAGATGGGAGCGGGCATCGCGCAGGTCTCGCTGCTGGCGGGGCTGCGCGTCACGCTGGTGGACGTCTCGAAGGAGGGGCTCGCCAAGGGCGCGGACCGCATTCGGGCTGGCCTGGCGAAGCTGGTGGAGAAGGGCAAGCTGGACGACGCCAAGCGCAAGGCCGCCGAGGCGAACCTGGCCACGGCCACCAGCGCCGCCGAGGTGAAGGACGTGGACTTCGCCGTCGAGGCGGTGACGGAGAACGAGGACCTCAAGCGCCGCATCTTCCAGGAGCTGGACGGGGTGGTGAAGCCCGGGGGCGTGCTGGCGACGAACACCTCGTCCATTCCGATCACGCGCATCGCGGCGGGGACGAAGCGGCCCGAGGCGGTGATCGGGATGCACTTCATGAACCCGGTGCCAGTGATGCAGCTGGTGGAGCTGATCCGGGGCGCGGCGACGTCGGACGAGACGTACCAGAAGACAAAGGCGCTGGCGGAGAAGATGGGGAAGACGACGGTGGTGTCCAAGGACATGCCGGGCTTCATCGTCAACCGCATCCTGATTCCGATGCTGAACGAGGCGTGCTTCGCGCTGATGGAGGGGCTGGGGACGGCGGAGGACATCGACACGGCGATGAAGCTGGGGACGAACCAGCCCATGGGCCCGCTGCAGCTGGCGGACTTCATCGGCCTGGACACGTGCCTCTACATCGCCGAGGTGCTCCACAAGGGCCTGGGCGACAGCAAGTACCGCCCGTGCCCGCTGCTGCGTCAGTACGTGGACGCCGGTTGGTACGGCAAGAAGAGCGGCCGCGGCTTCTACAAGTACTAG
- a CDS encoding SLC13 family permease, whose translation MALAIFLLTYVFIAGARLPFLKLDRPGGALLGAVLMVVLGVVTPAEVFNHSEDVSRHAVDLDTIVLLLGMMLLAAYLAQAAFFRTAGAHTVRLAHTPRLLLAAVTGISALLSAFLVNDTVCLMLTPLVLVVVEDARLPPVPYLLAVCMGSNSGSVATFTGNPQNMLIQGASKLSYASFAAYMALPAILSTGIVIAMLLYLFRKELPTKRFEPQPQPPPVDRPLMVLTVAVMAAVVVAFFAGFSMSWSALTGAAVVMAMARREPRAIMERVDFVLLVFFASLFIVVYGVNKYGWTEELRALFAPLMAGPPWRETLGFAALTLVASNLFSNVPFVMLARTWVPTLQDPELGWHVLALCSTLAGNLTLIGSVANLIVFEAARDKVKMSFLDYLRVGVPVTLLSFIVGLAVLLAEHALF comes from the coding sequence GTGGCCCTCGCCATCTTCTTGCTGACGTATGTGTTCATTGCCGGGGCGCGCCTCCCGTTCCTGAAGCTGGATCGGCCGGGCGGCGCCCTGCTGGGTGCCGTGCTCATGGTGGTCCTGGGCGTCGTCACCCCCGCCGAGGTCTTCAACCACAGCGAGGACGTCTCGCGGCACGCGGTGGATCTGGACACGATCGTCCTGCTGCTGGGGATGATGCTGCTGGCGGCGTACCTGGCGCAGGCGGCGTTCTTCCGGACGGCGGGGGCCCACACGGTGCGGCTGGCGCACACGCCCCGGCTGCTGCTGGCGGCGGTGACGGGGATCAGCGCGCTCCTGTCCGCGTTCCTGGTGAATGACACCGTGTGCCTGATGCTGACGCCGCTGGTGCTGGTGGTGGTGGAGGACGCGCGCCTGCCGCCCGTGCCGTACCTGCTGGCGGTGTGCATGGGCTCCAACAGCGGCTCGGTGGCCACGTTCACGGGCAACCCGCAGAACATGCTGATTCAGGGGGCCTCGAAGCTGTCCTACGCGAGCTTCGCCGCGTACATGGCGCTGCCGGCGATCCTGTCCACGGGGATTGTCATCGCAATGCTGCTGTACCTGTTCCGCAAGGAGCTGCCCACGAAGCGCTTCGAGCCGCAGCCGCAGCCGCCTCCGGTGGATCGACCGCTGATGGTGCTGACGGTGGCGGTGATGGCGGCGGTGGTGGTGGCCTTCTTCGCGGGCTTCTCCATGAGCTGGAGCGCGCTGACGGGAGCGGCGGTGGTGATGGCCATGGCGCGCCGAGAGCCTCGGGCCATCATGGAGCGAGTGGACTTCGTGCTGCTGGTGTTCTTCGCCAGCCTGTTCATCGTGGTGTACGGGGTGAACAAGTACGGCTGGACGGAGGAGCTGCGGGCGCTGTTCGCGCCGTTGATGGCGGGGCCACCGTGGCGGGAGACGCTGGGGTTCGCGGCGCTGACGCTGGTGGCGTCGAACCTGTTCAGCAACGTGCCGTTCGTGATGCTGGCGCGCACGTGGGTTCCGACGCTGCAGGACCCGGAGCTGGGCTGGCACGTGCTGGCGCTGTGCTCCACGCTGGCGGGCAACCTGACGTTGATTGGCAGCGTGGCGAACCTGATCGTCTTCGAGGCCGCGCGCGACAAGGTGAAGATGTCCTTCCTGGACTACCTGCGCGTGGGCGTGCCAGTGACGCTGTTGAGCTTCATCGTGGGGCTGGCGGTGCTCCTCGCGGAGCACGCGCTGTTCTGA
- the rtcA gene encoding RNA 3'-terminal phosphate cyclase yields MTGTSRPEEGPVQLDGSEGEGGGQILRSALALSLITGRPFHLTRLRERRDPPGLRPQHLACVRGAEALSSSTSVGAVLGGSELSFTPGPVRPGDYVLEVGTAGSTPLLFQCLFFPLALAGGGSLTLRGGTHLPHSPSYHYLANVWLPVMHAYGFPAALRLTHAGFYPEGGGEFQGEISAPAEPPRLVDLPTRGMLQDITVSTFVGGLPFTIADRQSRAAEAALRERGLYSLVQNRALPVAGSAGTVTFILAQFENTFAGFTAIGERGRPAEEVGREAADAVARFMESAGAIDEHLGDQILLPAALLASGRLGPASPGTTRFTAAKVTEHLTTHARVLERFLPVKVTVEPGGTVEVRPA; encoded by the coding sequence ATGACCGGCACCAGCCGGCCCGAAGAGGGGCCGGTGCAGCTCGACGGCAGCGAAGGGGAGGGGGGAGGGCAGATCCTCCGCTCGGCGCTCGCCCTGTCGCTCATCACCGGCCGCCCGTTCCACCTCACCCGCCTGCGTGAGCGCAGGGATCCCCCCGGCCTGCGCCCTCAGCACCTGGCCTGCGTGCGAGGCGCCGAGGCCCTCAGCTCCAGCACCAGCGTGGGCGCCGTCCTGGGCGGCTCAGAGCTGTCCTTCACCCCCGGCCCCGTGCGTCCCGGCGACTACGTACTGGAGGTGGGCACTGCAGGCAGCACCCCGTTGCTCTTCCAGTGCCTCTTCTTCCCATTGGCCCTGGCCGGAGGCGGGAGCCTCACCCTGCGCGGCGGCACGCACCTGCCGCACAGCCCCAGCTACCACTACCTCGCCAACGTCTGGCTGCCGGTGATGCACGCCTATGGGTTCCCGGCCGCGCTCCGGCTGACGCACGCCGGCTTCTACCCAGAGGGTGGCGGAGAGTTTCAAGGAGAGATCTCGGCTCCGGCCGAGCCGCCCCGGCTCGTGGATCTGCCCACGCGCGGCATGCTGCAGGACATCACCGTCAGCACCTTCGTGGGGGGCCTGCCGTTCACCATCGCCGATCGCCAGTCCCGTGCCGCCGAGGCCGCCTTGCGTGAGCGGGGGCTCTACAGCCTCGTGCAGAACCGGGCCTTGCCCGTGGCGGGCTCTGCCGGAACCGTCACTTTCATCCTGGCGCAGTTCGAGAACACCTTCGCGGGCTTCACCGCCATCGGTGAGCGCGGACGGCCCGCAGAGGAAGTGGGGCGCGAGGCCGCTGACGCCGTGGCCCGCTTCATGGAATCCGCCGGCGCCATCGACGAGCACCTGGGGGATCAGATCCTGCTCCCGGCGGCGCTGCTGGCCTCGGGGCGGCTGGGCCCGGCCTCACCGGGAACCACGCGCTTCACGGCCGCGAAGGTCACCGAGCACCTGACGACGCACGCACGGGTCCTCGAGCGCTTCCTGCCAGTCAAAGTGACGGTGGAGCCGGGCGGTACGGTGGAGGTCCGCCCGGCTTGA
- the apbC gene encoding iron-sulfur cluster carrier protein ApbC, producing the protein MSVSERDILAAMSKVMDPELHVDLVKAGMVKDIRLNGDAVKLKIELTTPACPMKGKIQADAEAALKAVPGLKSFDIEWGAQVRATGGAGPGQQGQALLPGVKNIVLVGAGKGGVGKSTVAVNLAVSLAKHGAKVGLLDADFYGPSIPLMTGITERPVSPDGKTLNPMIKHGLKVMSIGFLVESDQALIWRGPMLHGALMQLVRDVNWGELDYLILDLPPGTGDVALSLSQSVRAAGAVLVTTPQDVALADVVRAKQMFDKVHIPVLGIVENMSQFVCPNCSHTTHIFNKGGGRKAAEMFNISFLGEVPLDLKVRESGDAGVPVVAGAPESLEAKAFMEIARNVAGRVSAESARAIRLPVMQAR; encoded by the coding sequence ATGAGCGTTTCCGAGCGCGACATCCTCGCGGCGATGTCCAAGGTGATGGATCCCGAGCTTCACGTGGATCTGGTGAAGGCGGGCATGGTGAAGGACATCCGTCTCAACGGCGATGCGGTGAAGCTGAAGATCGAGCTGACCACGCCGGCCTGTCCAATGAAGGGGAAGATCCAGGCGGACGCCGAGGCAGCGCTCAAGGCCGTGCCGGGGCTGAAGTCCTTCGACATCGAGTGGGGAGCGCAGGTGCGGGCCACGGGTGGCGCGGGGCCGGGCCAGCAGGGCCAGGCGCTGCTGCCGGGTGTGAAGAACATCGTCCTGGTGGGCGCGGGCAAGGGCGGTGTGGGCAAGAGCACGGTGGCGGTGAACCTGGCCGTGAGCCTGGCCAAGCACGGGGCGAAGGTGGGCCTGCTGGACGCGGACTTCTACGGCCCATCCATCCCGCTGATGACCGGGATTACCGAGCGCCCGGTGAGCCCGGACGGCAAGACGCTCAACCCGATGATCAAGCACGGGCTGAAGGTCATGTCGATCGGCTTCCTGGTGGAGTCGGATCAGGCGCTCATCTGGCGTGGGCCCATGCTGCACGGGGCGCTGATGCAGCTGGTGCGCGACGTGAACTGGGGCGAGCTGGACTACCTCATCCTGGATCTGCCGCCGGGCACGGGCGACGTGGCGCTCTCGCTGTCGCAGAGCGTGCGCGCGGCGGGCGCGGTGTTGGTGACGACGCCGCAGGACGTGGCGCTGGCGGACGTGGTGCGCGCCAAGCAGATGTTCGACAAGGTCCACATTCCGGTGCTGGGGATCGTAGAGAACATGAGCCAGTTCGTGTGCCCGAACTGCTCGCACACGACGCACATCTTCAACAAGGGCGGCGGCCGCAAGGCGGCGGAGATGTTCAACATCTCCTTCTTGGGCGAGGTGCCTCTGGATCTGAAGGTGCGCGAGTCGGGTGATGCGGGAGTGCCGGTGGTGGCGGGCGCCCCGGAGAGCCTGGAGGCGAAGGCGTTCATGGAGATCGCCCGCAACGTGGCCGGCCGGGTGTCCGCGGAGAGCGCGCGGGCCATCCGTCTGCCGGTGATGCAGGCGCGCTGA
- a CDS encoding ATP-grasp domain-containing protein: MNVVFISPHFPPHFVHFVSALRERGIHVLGIGDAPYDTLQQELRTVLTEYYFTPRLSDAEAMLRAVGYFTWRYGRIHRIDSLNETWLEVEAYLREDFHVPGLLPSEVRQLRSKLGMHDLFKAAGIPHPDAIAAQDAATVKAFGQKVGYPLVLKPDVGVGAADTFTVKSDADVDAAFSKPLQGYAAQKFVKGTIVTYDGMVDGNGKIVCSFSHEYSTGIMESVLEQRDISIWSQRELPPALEEMGRKTLDALGLRERWFHLEFFRLEDGSYAALEANLRPPGAFLMDMMNYACDIDVYRLWARMISGETVSDFQYSRKYHVCHTSRRAGRTYKYPHAEVVSRLGGALIDHRELPGVFHSALGTEMYLSRHQELDAMREAVQFIQARP; encoded by the coding sequence ATGAACGTCGTCTTCATCTCGCCGCACTTTCCCCCTCACTTCGTGCACTTCGTCAGCGCGCTTCGCGAGCGCGGCATCCACGTGTTGGGGATCGGGGACGCTCCGTATGACACCTTGCAGCAAGAGCTGCGCACCGTGTTGACGGAGTACTACTTCACGCCCCGGCTCAGTGACGCAGAGGCGATGTTGCGCGCGGTCGGCTACTTCACCTGGCGCTACGGCCGCATTCACCGCATCGACTCGCTCAACGAGACGTGGCTGGAGGTCGAGGCCTACCTGCGTGAGGACTTTCACGTGCCAGGCCTGCTGCCCTCGGAGGTGCGCCAGCTGCGCTCGAAGCTGGGCATGCACGATCTCTTCAAGGCAGCCGGTATTCCGCACCCGGACGCGATCGCCGCCCAGGACGCCGCCACCGTGAAGGCCTTTGGCCAGAAGGTGGGCTATCCGCTCGTGCTCAAGCCGGACGTGGGCGTGGGCGCCGCCGACACCTTCACCGTGAAGAGTGACGCGGACGTGGACGCGGCGTTCTCCAAGCCGCTGCAGGGCTACGCGGCGCAGAAGTTCGTGAAGGGCACCATCGTCACCTACGACGGCATGGTGGATGGGAACGGCAAGATCGTCTGCTCGTTCAGCCACGAGTACAGCACCGGCATCATGGAGTCGGTGCTCGAGCAGCGCGACATCTCCATCTGGAGCCAGCGTGAGCTGCCGCCAGCGCTCGAGGAGATGGGCCGCAAGACGCTCGACGCGCTCGGGCTTCGAGAGCGCTGGTTCCACCTGGAGTTCTTCCGTCTGGAGGATGGGAGCTACGCCGCACTGGAGGCCAACCTGCGTCCGCCAGGGGCCTTCTTGATGGACATGATGAACTACGCCTGCGACATCGACGTGTACCGGCTGTGGGCGCGGATGATCTCCGGCGAGACCGTGAGCGACTTTCAGTACAGCCGCAAGTACCACGTGTGTCACACGTCCCGCCGGGCGGGACGTACGTACAAATATCCGCACGCGGAGGTGGTGTCCCGGCTGGGCGGCGCATTGATCGATCACCGCGAGCTGCCGGGGGTCTTCCACAGCGCGCTGGGCACCGAGATGTACCTGTCTCGGCACCAGGAGCTGGACGCCATGCGCGAGGCCGTCCAGTTCATCCAGGCGCGGCCCTGA
- a CDS encoding alpha/beta hydrolase, which produces MSSIQIIRDFYSPQEGFSRTLRICTPEGYDPSAGHRYPVLYMHDGQNVFAHHESAIYDTWCANHVLDSLVHQRHSEPWIIVAVDSTPHRLSEYSPWDEPRSRISARGEPYVRFFVDTLKPFVDHHWPTRQSPEWTGVMGSSMGGLISLYLGWRYPELFGRVGGMSPSVMWSYGRLFEHWTSHTRRWTRIYLDAGTDENIDPVGWPMFYGQATRDFYFHLKNLGYADHELALVLEPHGHHHELDWQRRLPMALRWLLS; this is translated from the coding sequence ATGAGTTCCATCCAGATCATCCGCGACTTCTACTCCCCTCAGGAAGGCTTCTCGCGCACTCTGCGCATCTGCACTCCCGAGGGGTATGACCCCTCAGCGGGCCACCGCTATCCCGTGCTCTACATGCACGATGGGCAGAACGTCTTCGCCCACCACGAGTCGGCCATCTACGACACTTGGTGCGCCAACCACGTGCTCGACTCCCTGGTGCACCAGCGCCACTCCGAGCCGTGGATCATCGTCGCCGTCGACTCCACCCCCCATCGCCTCTCCGAGTACTCCCCGTGGGACGAGCCCCGCAGCCGCATCTCCGCTCGCGGGGAGCCCTACGTCCGCTTCTTCGTAGACACCCTCAAGCCCTTCGTGGACCACCACTGGCCCACGCGCCAGAGCCCCGAGTGGACTGGCGTCATGGGCTCGTCCATGGGCGGCCTCATCTCGCTCTACCTGGGGTGGAGGTACCCGGAGCTGTTCGGCCGCGTCGGCGGCATGTCGCCTTCCGTGATGTGGAGCTACGGCCGGCTCTTCGAGCACTGGACGTCCCATACCCGGCGCTGGACGCGCATCTACCTGGACGCGGGCACGGACGAGAACATCGATCCCGTGGGCTGGCCCATGTTCTATGGACAGGCCACTCGGGACTTCTACTTCCACCTCAAGAACCTGGGGTACGCCGATCACGAGCTGGCGCTCGTGTTGGAGCCCCACGGCCACCACCACGAGCTGGACTGGCAGCGCCGCCTCCCCATGGCGCTGCGCTGGCTGCTGAGCTGA